In one Agrobacterium tumefaciens genomic region, the following are encoded:
- a CDS encoding septal ring lytic transglycosylase RlpA family protein, protein MNSTVKKLCISTRSGAKWLAISVLCAATASCSTTSDTKPKPKRSKEYFSESEYGVKASPRVADGKIIPKGGGRELVGNAYTVKGRRYFPKEEPGYNKTGLASWYGSAFHGRLTANGEVYDKEHLSAAHPTFPLPSYARITNMENGASVLVRVNDRGPFHEGRLIDVSSKTADLLDMKATGTANVRVQYAGRAPLDGHDMPYLMASYIPKGSRSPGVAPEGQIATGVMVASASPNFVPAPTSNPNYGASTQTALVGSKKNAALQAMPLVNGPAPVFEQFAILPEIGPFLAERPEGNFMREPAAPGGNYLRVPTPSSKYAAAYSEESATVSRTSRAFDSVLVDRGTLNEDSILAHVKRQQAKTR, encoded by the coding sequence TTGAATTCTACGGTCAAGAAACTCTGCATCAGCACCAGATCGGGTGCGAAGTGGCTTGCAATTTCCGTGCTTTGCGCCGCGACAGCGTCGTGTTCAACCACTTCCGATACCAAGCCCAAGCCAAAGCGCAGCAAGGAATATTTTTCCGAATCCGAATATGGCGTCAAAGCCAGCCCGCGTGTGGCGGACGGAAAAATCATTCCTAAAGGCGGCGGGCGCGAGCTTGTCGGCAATGCCTATACGGTCAAGGGCCGCCGTTATTTCCCGAAAGAAGAGCCGGGTTACAACAAGACCGGCCTTGCCTCCTGGTATGGTTCCGCCTTCCATGGCCGCCTGACGGCGAATGGCGAAGTCTACGACAAGGAACATCTTTCCGCCGCACATCCGACATTTCCCCTGCCGAGCTATGCGCGCATCACCAATATGGAGAACGGCGCTTCGGTTCTGGTGCGCGTCAATGATCGTGGTCCCTTCCACGAGGGCCGCCTGATCGACGTTTCCAGCAAGACGGCCGACCTTCTCGACATGAAGGCGACCGGTACGGCGAATGTGCGGGTGCAATATGCCGGCCGTGCACCGCTTGACGGTCACGACATGCCTTATCTGATGGCATCCTATATTCCGAAGGGCTCACGTTCGCCGGGTGTTGCGCCGGAAGGGCAGATCGCAACCGGCGTCATGGTGGCTTCGGCTTCTCCGAATTTCGTGCCGGCTCCAACATCAAACCCCAATTACGGCGCTTCCACGCAGACGGCGCTGGTGGGGTCCAAGAAGAATGCAGCGCTGCAGGCCATGCCGCTGGTCAATGGCCCGGCTCCGGTCTTCGAACAATTTGCGATTTTGCCGGAAATCGGTCCGTTCCTGGCCGAGCGCCCGGAAGGCAATTTCATGCGTGAGCCGGCGGCACCCGGCGGCAATTATCTGCGCGTGCCGACGCCATCCTCCAAATATGCAGCCGCTTATTCCGAGGAATCTGCTACGGTCTCCAGAACGTCGCGTGCGTTTGACAGCGTGCTCGTCGATCGTGGAACGCTGAATGAGGATTCCATACTCGCCCATGTGAAGCGTCAGCAGGCGAAGACACGCTGA
- a CDS encoding D-alanyl-D-alanine carboxypeptidase has translation MTLAAAFITATSVGTAQAEPKYAGIVIDAKTGKVLYGEDPDGLRYPASLTKMMTLYLTFEALNTGRISLDSKVPVSANAAKEPPSKLGVRAGGSITVEQAILALVTRSANDMATALGEYLGGSEDRFARMMTAKARALGMTRTTYRNANGLPNTAQMTTARDQARLGIALRQHYPQYYGYFSTRTFNFGKQVIGNHNRLVGTVRGVDGIKTGYTRAAGSNLATSAQLDGRSIVAVVLGGRSSAARDATMRKLVATYLPQASRGGNSNLIAQTRSAPVEEPVAVAAAVPSVAVAATAAGLPNSGPVPQTRYEEAPVTAFAGSSSNAAVKAMEAATWQKGKDPINQAPVAPDRKLITNSTKVDNIVTASTAPSVSSAPSVAAKAEVAQGGWVIQIGASPDENSARGLLQNAQEKGGAALRSAKPFTVAFSKDGSQIYRARFGGFDGQNAAVNACNALKKKGVSCWASLQ, from the coding sequence TTGACCCTTGCTGCGGCGTTCATAACCGCAACATCCGTGGGGACTGCGCAGGCAGAGCCGAAATATGCGGGCATCGTCATCGATGCCAAGACCGGCAAGGTTCTCTACGGCGAGGATCCCGACGGCCTGCGTTACCCGGCATCGCTGACAAAGATGATGACGCTTTATCTGACATTCGAAGCGCTGAATACCGGACGTATCTCGCTCGATTCGAAGGTGCCCGTCTCGGCCAATGCCGCCAAGGAGCCGCCTTCCAAGCTCGGTGTGCGCGCCGGCGGCTCGATCACCGTCGAGCAGGCGATCCTTGCGCTCGTCACCCGCTCCGCCAACGACATGGCAACCGCACTCGGTGAATATCTCGGCGGCTCGGAAGATCGTTTCGCCCGGATGATGACCGCCAAGGCCCGTGCCCTCGGCATGACCCGTACGACCTATCGCAATGCCAACGGCCTGCCCAATACGGCGCAGATGACGACGGCACGCGACCAGGCCCGCCTCGGCATCGCCCTTCGCCAGCATTATCCGCAATATTACGGTTATTTCTCCACCCGTACCTTCAATTTCGGCAAGCAGGTCATCGGCAACCATAATCGTCTCGTCGGAACCGTAAGAGGCGTGGACGGCATCAAGACCGGTTACACCCGCGCCGCCGGCAGCAACCTTGCGACCTCGGCGCAGCTTGACGGCCGCTCCATCGTCGCCGTTGTTCTTGGTGGACGCTCCAGCGCCGCCCGCGATGCCACCATGCGCAAGCTTGTTGCCACCTACCTGCCGCAGGCATCGCGTGGCGGTAACAGCAACCTCATCGCACAGACACGGTCCGCACCGGTTGAAGAACCCGTTGCCGTGGCGGCAGCCGTTCCTTCCGTGGCAGTTGCCGCAACTGCAGCCGGCCTGCCCAATTCTGGCCCTGTGCCGCAGACCCGTTACGAAGAAGCGCCGGTTACCGCCTTCGCAGGTTCCTCTTCCAATGCAGCCGTAAAGGCCATGGAGGCCGCCACCTGGCAGAAGGGCAAGGATCCCATCAATCAGGCGCCCGTCGCACCCGATCGCAAGTTGATTACCAACTCGACCAAGGTGGACAATATCGTCACCGCATCGACCGCACCTTCGGTATCGTCTGCCCCTTCGGTTGCCGCAAAGGCAGAGGTTGCGCAGGGTGGCTGGGTGATCCAGATCGGCGCATCGCCGGATGAAAACTCCGCGCGTGGCCTGTTGCAGAACGCACAGGAGAAGGGCGGCGCCGCCCTTCGTTCCGCAAAACCCTTCACGGTCGCCTTCAGCAAGGACGGCTCCCAGATTTATCGCGCCCGTTTCGGCGGCTTTGATGGCCAGAACGCTGCGGTGAATGCATGCAATGCATTGAAAAAGAAAGGCGTCAGCTGCTGGGCGTCACTCCAGTAA
- the gyrA gene encoding DNA gyrase subunit A, which produces MTDQSPPGGGKLPPGIEPISIMEEMQRSYLDYAMSVIVSRALPDVRDGLKPVHRRILYGMSELGIDWNKKYVKCARVTGDVMGKFHPHGNSAIYDALARMAQDWSLRLPLIDGQGNFGSIDGDPPAAERYTECRLEKAAHSLLDDLDKETVDFRDNYDGTLQEPVVIPAKFPNLLVNGAGGIAVGMATNIPPHNLSEVIDGCIALIENPAIELPELMQIIPGPDFPTGALIMGRSGIRSAYETGRGSVIMRGRATIEPMRGDREQIIITEVPYQVNKSSMIEKMAELVKEKRIEGISDLRDESDRQGYRVVIELKRDANADVILNQLYRYTPLQTSFGCNMVALNGGKPEQMTLLDMLRAFVSFREEVVSRRTKYLLRKARDRAHVLVGLAISVANIDEVIRVIRHAPDPASAREELMTRRWPARDVESLIRLIDDPRHRINDDGTYNLSEEQARAILELRLARLTALGRDEIGDELNKIGAEISEYLEILSSRLRIMQIVKDELGAIRDEFGTPRRSEIVEGGPDMDDEDLIAREDMVVTVSHLGYIKRVPLTTYRAQRRGGKGRSGMATRDEDFVNRLFVANTHTPVLFFSSRGIVYKEKVWRLPIGTPQSKGKALINMLPLEPGERITTIMPLPEDETTWETLDVMFSTTRGTVRRNKLGDFVQVNRNGKIAMKLDEEGDEILSVETCTDRDDVLLTTALGQCIRFPVDDVRVFAGRNSVGVRGINMAEGDRIISMTIVGHVEAEPWERAAYLKRSATERRAAGVDEDDIALVGEEVTEEGELSEERYQELKAREEFVLTVSVKGFGKRSSSYDFRTSGRGGKGIRATDTSKTAEIGELVAAFPVDEGDQIMLVSDGGQLIRVPVNGIRIASRATKGVTIFSTAKDEKVVSVERINEPEGDDEGENGNGEEADDNLPDTPEAPESEA; this is translated from the coding sequence TTGACTGACCAGAGCCCCCCCGGCGGCGGAAAGCTTCCGCCAGGTATTGAACCGATTTCCATCATGGAGGAAATGCAGCGGTCGTATCTCGATTACGCCATGAGCGTCATCGTCTCCCGCGCGCTTCCCGATGTCCGTGATGGTCTGAAGCCGGTTCATCGCCGTATTCTTTACGGCATGTCCGAACTTGGCATCGACTGGAACAAGAAATACGTCAAATGCGCCCGCGTCACCGGTGACGTGATGGGTAAATTCCATCCGCACGGCAATTCGGCGATCTATGATGCACTGGCGCGTATGGCGCAGGACTGGTCGCTGCGTCTGCCGCTGATCGACGGGCAGGGCAATTTTGGCTCCATCGATGGCGATCCGCCGGCGGCCGAACGTTATACCGAATGCCGCCTCGAAAAGGCCGCGCATTCGCTGCTCGACGACCTCGACAAGGAAACGGTCGATTTCCGCGACAACTATGACGGCACCCTGCAGGAGCCGGTCGTCATTCCGGCCAAGTTCCCGAACCTGCTGGTCAACGGCGCAGGCGGCATCGCCGTCGGCATGGCCACCAATATTCCGCCGCACAATCTCTCCGAGGTCATCGACGGCTGTATCGCGCTGATCGAAAATCCGGCGATCGAGCTGCCGGAACTGATGCAGATCATTCCCGGCCCGGATTTCCCGACCGGCGCGCTGATCATGGGCCGTTCCGGCATCCGCTCGGCTTACGAGACGGGCCGCGGTTCGGTCATCATGCGCGGTCGTGCGACCATCGAACCGATGCGCGGCGACCGCGAGCAGATCATCATCACGGAAGTTCCCTATCAGGTGAACAAGTCGTCGATGATCGAGAAGATGGCCGAGCTGGTCAAGGAAAAGCGCATCGAGGGCATTTCCGACCTGCGCGACGAATCCGACCGTCAGGGTTACCGCGTTGTCATCGAGCTGAAGCGCGACGCCAATGCCGATGTCATCCTGAACCAGCTTTATCGCTACACGCCGCTGCAGACCTCCTTCGGCTGCAATATGGTGGCGCTGAACGGCGGCAAGCCGGAGCAGATGACGCTGCTCGACATGCTGCGCGCTTTCGTGTCCTTCCGTGAGGAAGTCGTCAGCCGCCGCACCAAGTACCTGCTGCGCAAGGCGCGCGATCGTGCGCATGTGTTGGTCGGTCTGGCGATTTCGGTCGCCAATATCGACGAGGTCATCCGAGTCATCCGTCATGCTCCCGATCCGGCTTCGGCCCGTGAAGAGCTGATGACGCGGCGCTGGCCGGCGCGGGATGTGGAAAGCCTGATCCGTCTGATCGACGATCCGCGGCACCGCATCAATGATGACGGTACCTACAATCTCTCTGAAGAGCAGGCGCGCGCCATTCTCGAATTGCGCCTTGCCCGCCTCACCGCGCTTGGCCGCGATGAAATCGGCGACGAGCTGAACAAGATCGGCGCGGAAATCAGCGAATATCTCGAAATCCTGTCGTCGCGCCTGCGCATCATGCAGATCGTCAAGGACGAGCTTGGCGCCATCCGCGACGAATTCGGCACGCCGCGCCGGTCCGAGATCGTCGAGGGCGGTCCTGATATGGACGATGAAGATCTCATCGCCCGCGAAGACATGGTCGTTACCGTTTCGCATCTCGGCTACATCAAGCGCGTGCCGCTGACCACTTACCGGGCGCAGCGTCGCGGCGGCAAGGGCCGTTCCGGCATGGCGACACGCGACGAAGATTTCGTCAACCGTCTCTTCGTTGCGAATACGCATACGCCGGTGCTGTTCTTCTCCTCGCGCGGTATCGTGTACAAGGAAAAGGTCTGGCGCCTGCCGATCGGCACGCCGCAATCCAAGGGCAAGGCCCTCATCAACATGCTGCCGCTGGAGCCAGGCGAGCGCATCACCACCATCATGCCGTTGCCCGAGGACGAAACGACCTGGGAAACGCTGGATGTGATGTTCTCGACGACACGCGGCACGGTTCGCCGCAACAAGCTCGGCGATTTCGTGCAGGTCAACCGCAATGGCAAGATTGCCATGAAGCTCGATGAGGAGGGCGATGAAATCCTCTCCGTCGAAACCTGTACCGACCGCGACGACGTGCTTCTGACGACCGCGCTCGGGCAGTGCATCCGCTTCCCCGTGGACGATGTGCGCGTCTTTGCAGGCCGTAACTCCGTCGGCGTGCGTGGCATCAACATGGCCGAAGGCGACCGCATCATCTCCATGACCATTGTGGGTCACGTGGAGGCTGAACCGTGGGAGCGCGCCGCCTACCTCAAGCGTTCGGCTACCGAGCGGCGCGCCGCTGGCGTCGATGAGGATGATATCGCACTGGTTGGCGAGGAAGTGACGGAAGAGGGCGAGCTCAGTGAAGAGCGTTATCAGGAGCTGAAGGCGCGCGAAGAATTCGTGCTGACGGTTTCCGTGAAGGGCTTCGGCAAACGCTCGTCTTCTTACGATTTCCGCACATCGGGTCGCGGCGGCAAGGGCATCCGCGCCACCGACACCTCGAAGACAGCCGAGATCGGCGAACTTGTCGCCGCTTTCCCGGTCGACGAAGGCGACCAGATCATGCTGGTTTCCGATGGCGGCCAGCTCATCCGCGTACCCGTGAACGGTATCCGTATTGCCAGCCGTGCGACCAAGGGTGTCACGATCTTCTCGACCGCCAAGGATGAGAAGGTGGTTTCCGTGGAGCGCATCAACGAGCCGGAAGGCGACGATGAAGGCGAAAACGGCAATGGCGAAGAGGCCGATGACAATCTGCCGGATACGCCGGAGGCACCGGAGAGCGAGGCGTAA
- a CDS encoding MarC family protein has product MASSEILINALTTLLVTLDPPGLAPVFLALTTGMTRGQRSQVALRGSLIAFGILAVFALFGLTILNLLGISLGAFRIAGGLLLFWISFEMIFEKRQERKEKTSEIAITKDHLHNLAVFPLALPLIAGPGAISATVLLAGTMKTTLEMVVLILILAFAMALVYAVLIVSERMDRFLGNTGRAILTRLLGVLLAALSVQFVVDGIKSAFGF; this is encoded by the coding sequence ATGGCCAGCAGCGAAATCCTCATCAACGCGCTTACCACACTTCTGGTCACCCTCGATCCGCCCGGTCTCGCGCCCGTATTCCTTGCGCTCACCACCGGCATGACGCGCGGCCAGCGCAGTCAGGTGGCGCTGCGCGGCTCGCTGATCGCCTTTGGCATTCTCGCCGTCTTCGCCCTGTTCGGTCTTACCATTCTCAACCTGCTCGGCATTTCGCTCGGTGCCTTCCGCATCGCCGGTGGCCTGCTGCTGTTCTGGATTTCCTTCGAGATGATTTTCGAGAAACGCCAGGAGCGCAAGGAAAAGACCTCCGAGATCGCCATCACCAAGGATCACCTGCACAATCTGGCGGTCTTTCCGCTCGCTTTGCCGCTGATTGCCGGGCCGGGCGCCATTTCCGCCACGGTGCTTTTGGCCGGCACGATGAAGACGACACTCGAAATGGTCGTGCTCATTCTCATCCTCGCTTTCGCCATGGCCCTCGTCTATGCCGTTCTGATCGTGTCTGAGCGCATGGACCGCTTTCTCGGCAATACCGGCCGCGCGATCCTCACAAGGTTGCTTGGCGTCCTGCTCGCAGCCCTTTCCGTGCAATTCGTGGTCGACGGAATAAAGTCAGCCTTCGGCTTCTGA
- a CDS encoding HPP family protein, whose product MRSTLRRLIPDAAPVSQRERLRAATGAFVGILLTGLLGSLAFRFDPTLPAMIAPMGASAVLLFAVPSSPLAQPWSILCGNLVSAFVGVTAALLVPDVFLASALAIGLAIAAMMALRCLHPPSGAVALTAVLGGPAVHSLGYGFLLWPVAGNSLILLALALAYNNATGRAYPHGLKLGKASHGTADPTPIQKIGFSSTDLDEVLKEYDEILDIDRDDLETILRRTELRSWRRRALHLDCESIMSRDVVGVAPDDSLRHAHALMRNRHFKALPVTNDRAEIVGIVTQTDFLEKASWRNGRPSIGFLQRLRLILTGASAPNDTVKDIMTSPVRTVRPETAIEEAIIRFAEEGLHYLPVIDANGKMVGIISQSDVMVAMLADKAAA is encoded by the coding sequence ATGCGATCCACGCTGCGCCGCCTCATCCCGGATGCCGCTCCCGTCAGTCAGAGGGAAAGGCTGCGTGCCGCAACCGGCGCTTTTGTCGGCATCTTGCTGACCGGGCTTCTGGGCAGCCTCGCTTTCCGCTTCGACCCCACCCTGCCCGCCATGATCGCCCCGATGGGCGCCTCCGCGGTGCTTCTCTTCGCCGTGCCCTCCAGCCCGCTGGCGCAACCCTGGTCCATCCTCTGCGGCAATCTCGTTTCGGCTTTCGTGGGCGTGACGGCGGCGCTTCTCGTCCCGGATGTCTTCCTTGCCAGCGCGCTCGCCATCGGCCTTGCCATTGCCGCCATGATGGCGCTGCGCTGCCTGCACCCGCCAAGCGGCGCGGTGGCGTTGACCGCCGTTCTTGGCGGCCCCGCCGTGCACAGCCTCGGTTATGGTTTTCTCCTGTGGCCCGTCGCCGGAAACTCGCTGATCCTTCTTGCCCTCGCACTCGCCTACAACAATGCCACCGGCCGCGCCTATCCTCACGGTCTGAAGCTGGGAAAGGCGAGCCATGGGACGGCAGACCCGACGCCAATTCAGAAAATCGGCTTTTCCTCGACCGATCTCGATGAGGTGCTGAAGGAATATGACGAGATTCTGGATATAGACCGCGACGATCTCGAGACCATCCTGCGCAGGACCGAACTGCGCTCCTGGCGTCGTCGCGCCCTTCATCTCGATTGCGAAAGCATCATGTCACGCGATGTCGTCGGCGTCGCCCCTGATGATAGCCTGCGCCACGCCCATGCGCTGATGCGCAACCGTCATTTCAAGGCGCTGCCTGTCACCAATGACCGCGCCGAAATCGTCGGCATCGTCACCCAGACGGATTTTCTGGAAAAGGCGAGCTGGAGAAACGGCCGCCCCTCCATCGGTTTCCTGCAGCGGCTGCGTCTTATCCTTACAGGGGCAAGCGCCCCCAACGATACCGTGAAAGACATCATGACATCGCCGGTCAGAACCGTGCGGCCTGAAACCGCAATCGAGGAGGCCATCATCCGCTTTGCGGAAGAAGGGCTGCATTACCTGCCGGTGATCGACGCCAACGGCAAGATGGTCGGCATTATATCGCAATCCGATGTCATGGTCGCGATGCTGGCGGATAAGGCTGCGGCATAA
- a CDS encoding single-stranded DNA-binding protein — MQLPVMMAGGQDDEMAGSVNKVILIGNVGADPEIRRTQDGRPIANLRIATSESWRDRNSGERKEKTEWHTVVVFNEGLCKVVEQYVKKGAKLYIEGQLQTRKWQDQTGNDRYSTEIVLQGFNSTLTMLDGRGEGGGGGRSGGGDFGGGDYGSGGGGNYGGGYDQQSSSRGGSSRGGGQPSGGFSNDMDDDIPF, encoded by the coding sequence ATGCAATTGCCGGTCATGATGGCCGGCGGACAGGATGACGAGATGGCTGGTAGCGTAAACAAGGTAATTCTGATCGGAAATGTTGGCGCCGATCCCGAAATCCGCCGGACCCAGGACGGCCGTCCGATCGCCAACCTGCGCATCGCCACCTCCGAAAGCTGGCGGGACCGCAATAGCGGCGAGCGCAAGGAAAAAACCGAATGGCACACGGTCGTTGTGTTCAACGAAGGCCTGTGCAAGGTCGTCGAGCAATATGTGAAGAAGGGCGCCAAGCTCTACATCGAGGGCCAGTTGCAGACACGCAAGTGGCAGGACCAGACCGGTAACGACCGTTACTCCACCGAAATCGTGCTGCAGGGTTTCAACTCCACGCTGACCATGCTTGATGGTCGCGGCGAGGGCGGCGGCGGTGGCCGTAGCGGCGGCGGAGACTTCGGCGGCGGCGATTATGGCAGCGGCGGCGGTGGCAATTACGGTGGTGGCTACGACCAGCAGTCGTCGTCGCGCGGCGGCTCTTCGCGTGGCGGCGGCCAGCCCTCCGGCGGCTTCTCCAACGACATGGACGACGATATTCCGTTCTGA
- the uvrA gene encoding excinuclease ABC subunit UvrA, whose amino-acid sequence MSELKTISIRGAREHNLKGIDLDLPRNKLIVMTGLSGSGKSSLAFDTIYAEGQRRYVESLSAYARQFLEMMQKPDVDQIDGLSPAISIEQKTTSRNPRSTVGTVTEIYDYMRLLFARVGVPYSPATGLPIESQTVSQMVDRILAFEEGTRLYILAPMVRGRKGEYKKELADLMKKGFQRVKVDGQFYEIADVPALDKKYKHDIDVVVDRAVVRPDMAARLADSLETCLKLADGLAVAEFADKPLPPEETAAGGSANKSLNETHERVLFSEKFACPVSGFTIPEIEPRLFSFNNPFGACPSCDGLGSQQKVDENLIVPEPARTLRDGAIAPWAKSSSPYYNQTLEALGKAFGFKLSSKWSDLSKEAQHAILQGTDDKIEFNYQDGARSYKTVKNFEGIVPNLERRWKETDSAWAREEIERYMSAAPCPACAGFRLKPEALAVKINKLQIGEVTQMSIRMARDWFETLPETLNAKQNEIAVRILKEIRERLRFLNDVGLDYLSLSRNSGTLSGGESQRIRLASQIGSGLTGVLYVLDEPSIGLHQRDNARLLDTLKHLRDIGNTVIVVEHDEDAILTADYVVDIGPAAGIHGGQVIAEGTPQEVMANPKSLTGKYLSGELGVAVPAERRKPKKGREIKVFGARGNNLKNVTAAVPLGVFTAVTGVSGGGKSTFLIETLYKSAARRVMGAREIPAEHDRIDGFEFIDKVIDIDQSPIGRTPRSNPATYTGAFTPIRDWFAGLPEAKARGYAPGRFSFNVKGGRCEACQGDGVIKIEMHFLPDVYVTCDVCHGKRYNRETLDVTFKGKSIADVLDMTVEEGVEFFAAVPAVRDKLQSLFDVGLGYIKVGQQANTLSGGEAQRVKLAKELSKRSTGRTLYILDEPTTGLHFHDVNKLLEMLQALVDQGNSVVVIEHNLEVIKTADWIIDIGPEGGTGGGEVVATGTPEDIVKNERSYTGHFLKELLERRPAGKREAAE is encoded by the coding sequence ATGAGTGAACTGAAGACGATTTCCATCCGTGGTGCCCGTGAGCATAATCTCAAGGGCATTGATCTGGATCTGCCGCGCAACAAGCTGATCGTCATGACCGGGCTCTCCGGCTCGGGCAAGTCATCGCTTGCCTTCGACACGATCTATGCCGAGGGCCAGCGCCGTTATGTCGAGAGCCTCTCGGCCTATGCGCGCCAGTTCCTCGAAATGATGCAGAAGCCGGATGTCGACCAGATCGACGGCCTGTCGCCGGCGATTTCCATCGAGCAGAAGACCACCTCGCGCAATCCGCGCTCCACGGTCGGCACGGTCACGGAAATCTACGACTATATGCGCCTCTTGTTTGCACGTGTCGGCGTGCCCTATTCGCCGGCCACCGGCCTGCCGATCGAGAGCCAGACGGTCAGCCAGATGGTGGATCGCATTCTCGCTTTCGAGGAAGGCACGCGCCTTTATATTCTCGCGCCGATGGTGCGCGGCCGCAAAGGCGAATATAAGAAGGAACTCGCCGATCTCATGAAGAAGGGCTTCCAGCGCGTCAAGGTGGATGGCCAGTTCTACGAAATCGCCGACGTTCCGGCCCTCGACAAGAAATACAAACACGATATCGACGTGGTGGTCGACCGCGCGGTCGTGCGCCCGGATATGGCGGCGCGTCTCGCTGACAGTCTCGAAACCTGCCTCAAGCTCGCCGACGGTCTGGCGGTCGCGGAATTCGCCGACAAACCTTTGCCGCCGGAAGAAACCGCGGCTGGCGGCTCTGCCAACAAGTCGCTCAACGAGACCCATGAGCGTGTGCTGTTTTCGGAAAAATTCGCCTGCCCCGTCTCCGGCTTTACCATTCCGGAGATAGAGCCGCGGCTTTTCTCCTTCAACAATCCCTTCGGCGCCTGCCCCAGCTGTGATGGTCTGGGCTCGCAGCAGAAGGTGGATGAAAATCTGATCGTGCCCGAACCGGCCCGCACGCTGCGCGACGGCGCCATTGCCCCCTGGGCCAAATCCTCTTCGCCCTATTACAACCAGACGCTGGAAGCGCTCGGCAAGGCCTTTGGTTTCAAGCTTTCGAGCAAATGGTCCGATCTGTCCAAGGAGGCGCAGCACGCCATCCTTCAGGGCACCGATGACAAGATCGAATTCAACTATCAGGACGGCGCTCGCTCCTACAAGACGGTGAAGAATTTCGAAGGCATCGTGCCCAATCTGGAGCGCCGCTGGAAAGAGACTGACAGCGCCTGGGCGCGCGAGGAAATCGAACGCTATATGTCGGCCGCCCCCTGCCCGGCCTGTGCGGGTTTTCGCCTGAAACCCGAAGCGCTCGCCGTCAAGATCAACAAGTTGCAGATCGGCGAAGTCACCCAGATGTCGATCCGCATGGCGCGCGACTGGTTCGAGACCCTGCCGGAGACGCTGAACGCCAAGCAGAACGAGATTGCGGTCCGCATCCTCAAGGAAATCCGCGAGCGCCTGCGCTTCCTCAACGATGTCGGGCTGGATTATCTCAGCCTGTCGCGCAATTCTGGCACGTTATCCGGCGGTGAAAGCCAGCGCATCCGTCTGGCCTCGCAGATCGGCTCCGGCCTGACGGGTGTTCTGTATGTTCTCGACGAGCCGTCCATCGGCCTGCACCAGCGTGACAATGCCCGCCTGCTGGATACGCTGAAACATCTGCGCGATATCGGCAATACCGTCATCGTGGTCGAACATGACGAGGACGCCATTCTGACGGCGGATTATGTGGTCGATATCGGCCCGGCCGCCGGCATTCATGGCGGTCAGGTGATCGCCGAAGGCACGCCGCAGGAGGTGATGGCCAATCCGAAGTCGCTGACCGGCAAATATCTCTCCGGCGAACTCGGCGTCGCCGTGCCGGCTGAGCGCCGCAAGCCCAAGAAGGGCCGCGAAATCAAGGTTTTTGGCGCCCGTGGCAACAATCTGAAGAATGTGACTGCGGCCGTGCCGCTTGGTGTCTTCACCGCCGTTACCGGCGTTTCCGGCGGCGGCAAATCCACCTTCCTGATCGAAACGCTCTATAAATCGGCGGCACGCCGGGTGATGGGCGCGCGTGAAATTCCCGCAGAACATGATCGCATCGATGGTTTCGAATTCATCGACAAGGTGATCGACATCGACCAGTCGCCGATTGGCCGCACGCCGCGCTCCAACCCCGCCACCTATACCGGTGCATTCACGCCGATCCGCGACTGGTTCGCCGGTCTGCCGGAGGCGAAGGCGCGTGGTTACGCGCCGGGCCGTTTCTCCTTCAACGTCAAGGGTGGCCGCTGCGAGGCCTGCCAGGGCGATGGCGTCATCAAGATCGAGATGCACTTCCTGCCTGACGTCTATGTCACCTGCGATGTCTGCCACGGCAAACGCTATAATCGCGAGACGCTTGATGTCACCTTCAAGGGCAAGTCCATCGCCGATGTACTGGATATGACGGTGGAGGAAGGCGTGGAGTTCTTCGCCGCCGTTCCGGCAGTGCGCGACAAGCTGCAATCGCTCTTCGATGTCGGCCTTGGTTATATCAAGGTCGGCCAGCAGGCCAATACGCTCTCCGGTGGCGAGGCGCAGCGCGTCAAGCTCGCCAAGGAACTGTCGAAACGCTCGACAGGCCGCACGCTTTACATTCTCGACGAACCGACGACGGGCCTTCATTTCCACGACGTCAACAAGCTGCTGGAAATGCTGCAGGCGCTGGTGGACCAGGGCAATTCCGTCGTGGTGATCGAGCATAATCTCGAAGTTATCAAAACCGCCGACTGGATCATCGATATCGGCCCCGAAGGCGGCACTGGCGGCGGCGAAGTGGTGGCAACCGGCACGCCGGAAGACATCGTCAAGAACGAGCGGTCCTATACCGGTCACTTCCTGAAGGAACTTCTGGAACGCCGGCCGGCCGGAAAGCGTGAGGCTGCGGAGTAA